The Fibrobacter sp. UWEL region TATGGCTTTTGCAACACTGATTTCTTTTGGTTTTATGTTTCTCGCGACTTTGATTGTAACGCTCCCTCTGATATTTTTTATTGGTTCTAGGTTGGTGTTTCTAAATGGCTACAGTTGTATTGCAGGGAAGAAGATTGTCCCTTCTCAATGTTTATTGGCAATACATATAATTTTGCTCGTTCTGGTTCTTTATATCATCAATTCAAGAGTTTGCAATCTTTATTATTTGATCACTGATTATTTTTCGTCGGTTGGGTAATACGGAATAAAAAATTGGCTAATGTGTCATTTGGATACCCGAAATAGCCTCTAGCCCTTGCAAATACTGGGCTAGAGCGATATTTTTATAAAATGGGTAAAATTTGCTTTTTTTGTGGTTCAAACCACGGTTTGCAGAATAATTAAATCTTTCCCGGCTCCTGTCATAAAAACATCTCCCGACAAAATCATAGCCCTAATGGATGCAACATACTGGGGGTGGAATTTTGGCGTCATTGCGATCAAGGATTCAATCAAGGGACATGTTGTCTGGTCAAAATTCATAAACAGAAAGGAGCGCGTTGAAGACTATGTTGAAGGCGTTGAATGGCTGGAAAAGAACGGCTTTGAAATTGTGTGCATCGTCAGCGATGGCTTACGGGGCCTGAGAGAGCGGCTATCCAGGTATCCGTTTCAGTACTGCCAATTTCATCAGATAAAGACCGTCAAGCATTGGTTGACTAGCAGGCCAAAACTGCCTGCATCAAGAGAACTTCTTGAGCTGACCTACTTCATGGTCCACACAGACCGGGCTTCCTTTGAAGGACTGTTTGGCGAATGGGAAAGTAAGTGGACGGCTTTCCTAAAGGAACGGGCTTTGTACACCGACGGAAAAATGCGCTACACGCATAAGAACCTTCGAAGCGCCTATCTCAGCATAAAAAGAAACATGCGTTTTCTATGGACCTTCGAGGAAATGTATGGGTCAGGTGTCCCAAACACGAACAATGGAATCGAATCTATGTTTACAGATTTGAAGTCCATCTTACGCCTTCACAAGGGCATATCCAAGAATAGTCGCAAGACCATGATTTTGGAACATTTTTCTCGTCTGAACGCAGACGGATAAAGGGATTGAAGCGGATTTAGGTATCCAAATGACACTTAAAGCAAAGGATACCCTTTTTCAGGTATCCTTTTGACACTTAAGCCAAAAAATTAAAGGACCCGCGGAAAAAATCTGCGGGTCTTTTTGGGATGTGGGGTAAGAAGGATGATTGATTTTGTATTGACGTTGAAATTTACTTTTTTTATATTGGACGATGCTTTGTTCGAAATAGTTTGTACAAGGAAACATTGTGGTCCGTTAGGAGGATCCGTTGAAAAATGTATTCTGCCTTGGTGTGGCATCTTTGATGCTCTGCGCCTGTTCTGAGATGTCCAATCCTCAAATTCCCGTTTCTGAGGAGGTCGCACCTTTCGTTAATGTCATTACTTCTGCTGTAGTTAGCAATCCTGCCCAAGACCCCTATACCGTAGAAAATATGAGTGAGGCTCTACGTAAGACGGCCCTGGCAAAGTGTCATAGTGCGGAAGATTCGGCTGATGTAAGCGGTTTGTCTTTTGAGCCGAATTACCTGTATATAAGGTTTCTTGCGGATGGAAAGAAGGGGGCGTATGAATTAAAACAATATGATTCATCCCTTGTATTGTTTAAGCATCCCCTAGACTATAAGCCTATTAAGAAGCCTGTTGTTTACAAGGACCTTTCGCTGCCTGATTCTATTGTACCCTTATTTGCCACGGTTCCAGTTGATTATAAGTTTGGACCAACGAGGTATGAGATTATCAAGGAACTTTTTCTTGTAGAACCAGATGATGTGTTGGATGATGGTAATGCTATGAAGGGTCTTGCAAAGAAGGCTTCCTCCAAACTAGATGAACTTGGAGTATCCTTACATGAGGTTGAATGGAATTCATTGGAGATGACAGGAAATCTTGCAGAACGTCTTAAATCATCTGCAACTGAACTAAATGTCGGTGAAAAACCTAAGCTTGCGTGGTCTCTATTTAGCAGTGCGAAGAAATTAGGTGGAACACTAAAATTTGTGGATGATTACCTTGGGGAGCAACCATTGGTGGGTGTTCGTGTAACGGGTGGTTATTCATACTATTGGCGCGAAGCTCATACTGATGTGAATGGTCATTTTTCAATTCCAGAAAAGTGGAGATTTGACATTGATTATGAAGCTAATTTTGACTCTGATGAATTTTTGCTTGAAGATGGACACTCAATTTATGGTGAAGATCTTGAGATTGAAAAGAATAATAAGCACTCCGACTGGAATGAAACATTTACAGGAAAAGAGGCCAGGTGGTGTGCGGTCTGGACCGCTGCATATCAATATTGGTATGGCAATCGATTTGGATTGAAAAAACCGCGAAGTAATACTGCTGGTAATCAAAGTTTGGATATAGAAGTGTATTATAAGAATAAGTCCGATTTTAAAAAAGCGATGAGTGATGCCGGATATCAGTATAAGGATGGGGTATGGGGGTTTTACATATTAAGTTCTTCTACAATGTTTGATGATAGAATTATGATGTTGGCAACCGATGATAGACAATCTGATGGCATATATCGGTCTACTATTCACGAAGTTGCTCATTTTTCGTTGTATTCAAATCAAAAGAGTTCGTTATTTAATGATGAAAAAGAAAATTATAGGGATGCGTTTACCAGAGGAATTGAATGGTATTTTACGAATAACAGATATTGTTCTGGGGATTTAAAATCCACTTGTGGAGTAAGTTATTCCTCCGCATATGTTGGGATTGGTCAGGATTTAATAGATGTAAATACAAAATCTGCTGACGGTTATAAGTCTAATATAGATAAGGTGTCTGGATTCAAAATTACAGATGTAGAAAAGGCGTTTTTAGTCTCTAAGACTTTGCCTGAAGTGAAAAACTATATTTTGAAAAATTTAAAATCGGGAGTAGACGGGCGATCTTATACCGAAGATAATTTAAATATGTTGTTTGATTATTGGAAATTGAAATAAAAAAGGATTGACTAATGATTAAGCGTCTTTTTATTTACCTTGTAATCTTTTGTGTATTTGTATCTTGTTCAAAAGATTCTGTTGCTCAAGCTGATGTTTGGGAAAACGTATGTAAACTCGGTGAGATTGTTAATTCATTAGACGTTGATGTTGAGGTAAAATTTAGATGGGGTTATCCTCAAGTTGAAGATTCCCTACAGGTATATGTTGGTTCGGGAAAGTCTTTTCAATTTAGTGATTCTTTGATAGAGTCTACGCCTCTTTTTATTGAACGGCTTTTGGAGCGTTTTTCTGAAGCAAATGTTGAAGCTGAACTTGAATTCAAAACTACACCGTTAAAATGTTTGACATTTACGGGACCTGTGGAGAATGGCGAGTTTGATCCTCGATCAGAAAAGGCTGGTGATGAAATGGACTATACAATTGCTGATGGTGTAAGTTTGAAAAGATTGACGCTTGATTCTGCCTGGTTGAAATTAGCGGTGACTTGCGAATAATTCGTGACGTTTAAATCTCCCGATTGATCTTCCGGTAGTTGGCCTTGACTTTTTTTACGTAGTTAAAGGTTTCGAACTGCATGGTAATCAGGCGCATGAGTTCAAAGTACCTGAAGGTCTTGTATAGCTCTGCCTGTTTGTAACCGCCGTTATAATGGGCAAGCATCAAGTTGAAATCACCGTTATATTCTTTGTAAAGCATGGAAATGAACTTTACGCCGATCTGGATATTATCCCTCGGGTCCAGCAGGTCGTGGCTGGGAAGTTTCAGCTTTTGCGCCACGTTTTTCCCTGTGGTGGGCATGACTTGCATAAGCCCTAATGCGCCCACGCGGCTCTTGGCATTTGCCTTGAATTTACTTTCCTGGGCAATGACGGCGGCTACCAGTTTGTAATCCACGTTGTACTGTTTCGAGTAAGTCAGGATGTATGTTGAATAGCGATTCACCTCGGCAACGCTCAATTTGGGGTTCACCGAGGTAATGAACTTCTTCAATTTTTCAGGGGAATCCTTCTTGTTGAAAAAGGTGAGGACTTCCTTGCTGTTCGCGACTTCGTCAAGATAGTCTTCCACTGCGGGGAGTACGCCCCCACATAGGAAAAGAATCGCGAATATGACCAGTAGTATTTTCTTCAAAGTAAGTTTTAACCCCTATTGGGGACAATATATAAAAGTTATATTTGAGTCATGGAATTTACACTTGAAGAAATGCGTGACCAGCTGGTCAAATTGGAATCTCGAATTGGTGCTGCCTGCGAGCATGCGGGTCGTTCTCGTGAATCTGTGCTTTTGGTTTGGGTCAGTAAGTTTCACCCGGCAGAAGCTGTTGAAAATGCAATCGCTTTAGGCGCAAAGGTCTTTGGCGAAAACCGCGTGCAGGAAGCAGAAACCAAGTTCAGCACCCGCCTCACCGCAAAGGACGGCTCTCCGGTGCAGTGTCATGTCATTGGCCCTGTGCAGAGCAACAAACTGAAGAAAGCTGCCATCGTGGCTGACTGCATTCATTCCATCGCTAGCATGGAAGCGGTAGAAAAGCTGGAAAAAGTTTGCGCAGGATTGAACAAGACTCTTGAAATTCTCTTCCAGGTGAACGCCGGCGAAGAAGAAACCAAGAGCGGCCTGGACGTTGCTAACGCCGATGCCTTCCTTGCGGAACTTGAAACTCGCGCAATGGCCGGCGGCATCAACAATTTCCCGCACTTGAAGTTCCGCGGCCTCATGACCATCGGTAAGAACACTGGCGTTGCCGAAGACTCCCGCGAATGCTTCGCCTTCCTCCGCAATCTCCAGCAGAAGTATTTGGCTAAGGGCGGCATCTTCGCAGAATTCGATCAGCTCTCCATGGGCATGACCGGCGACCTGGAAGTTGCCATCGAAGAAGGCTCCACCATGATCCGCGTGGGCACCGCCCTCTTCGGCGAACGCGACTACAGCAAGCCCGTTAACGATCCTGTTTAGGATATCTCCCGCACAAACGAGACCTTGCAAAAAGGTCTTCACGATATTCTATTCCATAAAAAGGTGTCTAGACGAAAAATTATGGAATGTAATATGGCGGTAATAGAAAGAGAGTTTTATTGAAATCGCCTTGGATAATGATGAATTCGCTGAACTTCGAAATCCGCTGCTCCTTGGAGAATTCATTAGAAAGCGCGTCAAAGGAAAACAGAAATTTTTTGTTTTCATTGACGAAATTCAATATTGTAAAAGTGTCGAAAATCCCAATCTGCCTGGTGACCGTATTACGTTTTACAATGTTCTAAATGGACTATTGCAAAAAGATAATGCGGATGTTTATGTCACTGGCAGCAATTCCAAAATGCTGTCATCTGACATATTGACAGAGTTTAGAGGGCGTGGCGATCAAGTTCATGTTTATCCACTGAACTTCAAAGAATATTTTTCAGCTCGAAAGAAGAACTTTGAAGATGCATGGCAAGATTATTTGACTTTTGGTGGGTTGCCAAAAGTTGTTCAGTTGCGCACGGATAAACAAAAGAGTGACTACCTAAAAAGTCTTGTAGATGAACTTTATCTCAAGGACATCGTACAAAGAAACAACATAGAGAACGAAGAGTCGCTTTCAAAGTTGGTAAACATTCTCTC contains the following coding sequences:
- a CDS encoding YggS family pyridoxal phosphate-dependent enzyme, whose product is MEFTLEEMRDQLVKLESRIGAACEHAGRSRESVLLVWVSKFHPAEAVENAIALGAKVFGENRVQEAETKFSTRLTAKDGSPVQCHVIGPVQSNKLKKAAIVADCIHSIASMEAVEKLEKVCAGLNKTLEILFQVNAGEEETKSGLDVANADAFLAELETRAMAGGINNFPHLKFRGLMTIGKNTGVAEDSRECFAFLRNLQQKYLAKGGIFAEFDQLSMGMTGDLEVAIEEGSTMIRVGTALFGERDYSKPVNDPV
- a CDS encoding lytic transglycosylase domain-containing protein is translated as MKKILLVIFAILFLCGGVLPAVEDYLDEVANSKEVLTFFNKKDSPEKLKKFITSVNPKLSVAEVNRYSTYILTYSKQYNVDYKLVAAVIAQESKFKANAKSRVGALGLMQVMPTTGKNVAQKLKLPSHDLLDPRDNIQIGVKFISMLYKEYNGDFNLMLAHYNGGYKQAELYKTFRYFELMRLITMQFETFNYVKKVKANYRKINREI